In the Flavobacterium sp. 90 genome, CAAGTTGCATTTTCACTAAAAAGCGATACGGAACTTGATAGAGCTTATTTTCTTTTTAAAATGATCGACAGTCAACCCTTAGTGAGGATAGGAACTGCTGTTACCAATTTTGCTATTAAAGCAAATCTTCCGGTAGAAGGATTGATTCGTGCAACTGTTTTTGACCATTTTTGTGGTGGTGTAAACGAAGACGATTGTATTACAGTGGTAGACAAAATGTTTACAAAAGGGGTTTCGTCTGTTTTAGATTATTCAGTTGAAGGAAAAGAAGAGGAAGAGCAATTTGACGCTGCCTTAGAAATGACTTTAAAAACCATTGAATTTGCTAAAGAACGTCTGGCGATTCCGTTTGCAGTTTTTAAGCCAACAGGTTTTGGTCGTTTTGAATTGTATGAAAAATTAGGAGAAAAACAAACGTTGACTCCGGCAGAACAAGCTGAGTGGGATAGAGTAGTAGCCCGTTTTGATCATGTTTGTGGTGAAGCGCACAGAAAAGATGTTGCTTTATTGATTGATGGTGAAGAAAGCTGGATGCAAGATGCTGCAGATGATTTGGTTACTGATATGATGCGCAAATACAATAAAGAGAAAGCAATTGTTTTCAATACTTTACAAATGTACCGTTGGGATCGTTTAGATTATTTGAAAAAATTACATGAAGTTGCCAAAAACGAAGGATTCTTTATCGGAATGAAACTGGTTCGTGGCGCTTACATGGAAAAAGAAAACAAAAGAGCGGAAGAGAAAAATTATGTTTCGCCAATTTGTGTTTCTAAAGAAGCTACAGATGTCAATTATGATGCTGCCGTACATTATATGTTGGAGCATTTAGAAATAATGTCAATTTTCGCAGGAACTCACAACGAATTGAGTTCTTATAAATTGATGGAAATGATGCAGGAAAAAGGAATTGCCAAAAATGATCATAAAATTTGGTTTGGACAATTATACGGAATGAGTGATAATATTAGCTACAATCTAGCCGAAAACGGTTATAATGTTGCTAAATATCTTCCATTTGGACCTGTAAAAGACGTTATGCCGTACTTGATTCGCCGCGCCGAAGAAAACACTTCAGTTGCTGGTCAAACAAGCCGCGAATTATCTATGATTAAAGCAGAACGCAAACGTAGAAAAGGGAAATAGTCTGGGTTTTAGATTTTAGATTTTAGATTTTAGATTTTAGATTTTAGATTTTAGATTTTAGATTTTAGATTTTAGATTTTAGATTTTAGATTTTAGATTTTAGATTTTAGATTTTAGATTTTAGATTTTAGATTTTAGATTTTACAAAAAACTCCATTTTGCATTCGCAAATGGAGTTTTTTTTATTCCTGAACCGGATGGCTTATAGTTATACTTGTATTCTCGTAAAATTTGCCATTTCGAGCGAAGGCGGAAATATAGAATTATTGATACCTTTTCAAAGTTTTAAACTTTGACAAAGGTTTGAGTGATCTAAATATACCCCAATCTTGTCATTTCGACAGAGGAGAAATCACACGCGGGACTCGACAAAGATTGGCGATTTTGATAACGGAGTTTCTAGCGTGATTTCTCCTCCGTCGAAATGACAAACTAGACGAAAAAAATATTATGAAAATAATTTAGCTCCTGAAAAAGATTTGGTTTTACAATAGAAACTGAAACAACAATAAAAAAAGCCTGAAATATTGAAATATTTCAGGCTTTTTTTTATTGGAATTTGGAATTTAAAAAAAATGAAATTTCAAACTTTAAGAATTACTAAACTGTAAGTTACTTAAGTTTTTATAAATCCCGTTTTCAAGATTTATTAATTCCTGATGCGTTCCTTCTTCAGTTATTATTCCGTTGTCTAATACAAGGATTTTATCAGCGTTTCTAATCGTTGAGAGACGGTGCGCAATAATAATACTTGTTCTTCCTTCCATTAATACCTCTAACGCTTCCTGAACAAGTTTTTCGCTTTCACTGTCTAATGATGATGTTGCTTCATCCAGAATCAAAATACTTGGGTTTTTAAGCAATGCTCTTGCAATCGCAATGCGCTGACGTTGCCCGCCTGATAATTTTACGCCGCGTTCTCCAACCAAAGTTTCAAATTTCTCCGGAAATCCTTCTACAAAGTTCAAAGCATTTGCTTGTTTTGCAGCCAGCATAATCTCTTCGTTTGTCGCATCTGGTTTTCCGTATGCAATATTTTCTCTGATTGTTCCTCCAAATAAAATAACATCCTGAGGAACTATACTCATGTTTCCACGAAGATTTTCTAAATCATAATCGTAGATATTTTTTCCATCAACAAGAATTTCTCCTGATGTGATATCGTAAAAACGCAATAATAATGACGAAATTGTAGATTTTCCGGCCCCACTTGGGCCAACAATTGCAATCTTTTGTCCAAATTCAGCTGAGAAATTTACATCTTTCAAAACCTGAACTTCTTTTCTTGAAGGATAACTAAATCCTACATTTTTAAAAGAAACAATTCCTTTAATTTTCTCAATTGGAGAAGTTTTTGGATTTGCATTGATTGCTTCCGGAGTTTCTTCTAATAATTCAAAAACACGCTCTGTTGCTCCAACTGCTTTCTGAATTTGAGCATACATCTCAGCAATTCCGCCAAAAGATGCTCCAATAAACGTTGTGTAAAGTACAAATGAAATCAAATCTCCAACGCCTTCAACTTCTCCTTTTATAGTTAATGTGATTCCGTACCAAACTACTGCAACGACGCATCCAAAAAGGCATAAAATAATAAACGAAGCAAAATAACCACGGTATTGACCACCTTTAATTGCAATTTGTACAATTTCTTTGATTTTGTTTTTATAACGCTGAATTTCGTACCATTCGTTAGCAAAAGCTTTTACATTGCTAATTCCCTGAAGTGTTTCTTCGACAATAACCTGACTTTCGGCTACTTTATCTTGAGTTTTCTTTCCGTATTTACGAATAAATCTTCCAAAAATAACCGCAGCAACAGCAACGATTGGCACAATAGCCAACATCATTAAAGTCAATTTTGGACTGATATTTCCCAGAATAACAAATCCTCCAATAATCAGGATTAATTGACGTAAAAACTCCGCAATTGTAGTCGTAAAAGTGTCTTGAAGTTGCGAAATATCGGCACTAATTCTACTGTTTAATTCTCCAACACGTTTTTGAGAGTAAAAAGACATTGGTAATTTTACCAAATTCTCATACAACGCAAAACGAATATTAGATAATGAATTCTCAGTAAAATTTACAAATAGAGAAATTCTGAAAAAAGAGAAAACTGCCTGAAGCGTCAGAATCACCATTAATCCAACGGCAATTTCGTTTGCTCTGTCAAGGTTTTTATTGGTAACACAATCAACCAACATTCCCATTAATTTAGGAAAGGCGAGGGCAGTGGCACTTGTTAATAATAAGAAGATCAAACCCAGGAAAAATTTCCATTTGTGACCTTTGCCGTATTTAAAAATTCTGAAAGCTTTTTGAAGTGAGTTAGAGTCTAATTTAGCCTTAGGTAAATCATTTTCTTGAAATCTTGCCATTTGAGTATACAATTAAGATATGCAAATGTATGACTATAGCAAATGATTACAAAAGAATATTATCAATTAGGTTTTCGTATTGGTGTTTTTAACTAAAAGTAAAATAATTTTTGAATTTTCTTTACTTTTAAGAAGCTGTAAAAGAGTTTACTAAAAAACATCTGCAAAAAGTATTTCATTTTTTTCTAAAATATGCTTGCAAACACGAAATCTAACTGTATATTTGCACTCGCAATCACAAACGATAGCAACCTAGTAAAATAGGGCGATTAGCTCAGCTGGTTCAGAGCACCTCGTTTACACCGAGGGGGTCGGGGGTTCGAACCCCTCATCGCCCACAAAAAAAACTTCTTAAGAAATTAAGGAGTTTTTTTATGCCTTTTATTTCCCTGAAAAATCTTTTTATTATAAGTTAGCGTGTATATTTAAATCGTCGCTAATTAGTAAAGTATGAAATCACAAAAGGGAATTTTTTTAATCATTCTAATATATTTTTTGAGTTTGTTGAATTCATATGCTCAAAATGATGTTAATAAATTATTCTTCAATTTACCTTTAGAATCAAATAGAGATACTATTTACTCATCAATCAAAAAATACGGTTTTATAGAAAAGCATTCGAATAGAACTGTGTCTCAAGATGACAATATTATTAAAACATTTGACGGTTACTTAGACACTAAAACATCAGGAAATGTTTTGGCTGATAGCATACAAATTCAATTATCAACTGGAGGCACTATTCTGGATGATGAGAAATATTACCAAAACCTACTAATTATTTGGAGCTATTATCATTTTTCAAATGCCAAAACCGCAAAAATATTCTATAGAGATAAAAAACTAGAAATAGAAAAAATAATACCTGAAAAACCAGTCAATTACAAAAATTCTGAAGACAAGATAAAAACAGATAAAGACGATAGAAAAGTTTCCATTCAGTTTAAAAGAGAAAAACAAGAATATATTGTTAGATTAGAATATCTAAGAAATGAAGGAGAAAAAAAACTCAAAAGACAGTTTGTCAAGAAAGAATTTATTTTTAGGGAAATAGACAGTAAAAATTTATTTTTAGCTAATAATGTAGAACAAGTTCCTATTACAAAAAAATGCTCAACGAAAAATGATAAATCAATAGAATGTTTTAAAGAAAGCATTGCAAATCAAATATGGACAGATGTAGATTTTTACACTTTTGGTTTGACTCCTGGCGCTCACCGTATTTTTTTAAAGTTTGTTATAGATAAAAACAAACAAATCATAAACATTAAAGTAAACCACAAAAACAGCAAACTTTGTGAAGAAATAACAAGAAGTATAAATCAAATAAATATTGCAGAACCTGCTATTAACAAAGGATTAAAAGTTGACTTTTTAGCTGAGATTCCATTAACTATTTCAATTAACAATTAGTCTATTACAACAATTTACCTCTTATTTTTACAAAATTATGCTAAACGAAGAACTTAAAGACCAAATTTTAAATACTAAAATCAACTATTTTAATGGCTATCTTGCATCTTTAGCATTACTTAATTCGTACTCAATAGTTGGAATGAAATGTAAATTATATGCTTTCAACTTTTCGGCTGGCGATATTGAAAAATGTATTCAAAATAATGTATATGAGTTATTTGGAGTTTATCCGAATGACTGGAATATTGAAATTGAACAAATTAATGATTGGGAAAACAGACTAAAATCAGAATTGAACGCGTCATTAAAAAGAAGAATACCAAGAGAAAGCGATAAATCTATTGCTCAGCAATTAGACTATACTGAAAACAGCTTAGTTAAAGACTTGGGACTTCGGACAAAACTTGTTAATGAGAATTTTATTAGTATGTTCAAAAATGAATTTATAACTGATTCAATGTGTGTTTACGAACTAAAAATCACAGAAAAAAGCTCATCTTACAGACTTATAGGAATTGATTTAATATTTGAAATAGATTCCACCAAAATATTATTTCTTCAAATACTTGGAAGTGATTAATTGTAATACCCGTTTAATTTTAAAGGTATTCCGTTTAATAATTCCCCACCAAAAAACAGTTCTATTTTAGTTTCTTCAGTTTGCAGTGTATTTTTATGTATTGCAAACCACTTTCCATCTAAAATAGCGATCTGGTCATGAATCGAAATCTCTTTATCGAAATTTTCAGCAGCTTCCAAATCAAAAGATGTATAACTATAAATATTACCTCCAATATTTGCTAAATATAAATCTTGATTGTAATCTTCAATCCAATCATATTCTGCAGGAATTATATACTCTAAATCAGCATTAATAATTCCCCATTTTCCATTCAAGAGTTTACCTTCTAAATAAGGCTCGCTTACACGATAAGGACTTTTAAGCCTTTCTTTGAGTGCTTTATCAAATTCATTATTAAATTTCTTGTTAGAAATCCACTCATAAGCACCAGTAAAAACTTTAAACTTATCTTTTTCAAGACTAAAATTAATAAAGTCGAAGATAGGTTTGATTATTTCATTACCACTAAAATCAATGATTCCGTATTTAACCGAATCGTCTTTATTAATAATAACTTTTACTAAATTATCATTATGATCAGACAATCTATGATAAGGCAATCTTTTAATCTCTCGATTTTTTAAATTCAAATTAAAAATTAAACCTTCTTTTTGAAGAATAGCATTATCATTTTCTTTGTTAACAACAATTATATTATAAAAATCTTCACTATACAAAACACCATTATTATCAGAAAGACTATAAACGACAATATCATCATCTATTATTTTAGATACCTCAAATAGGTTATAATCATGTATTTGTTCTAAGTAATAGTTTCGATTAAATGAAATAGGAATAATTTCATTCTCGATCATTGCGATATCTGGCAAGGTATTTAAATTACCAATCTCTTCTTTAATAAATCTGCTATGTATATCAAAATAATACAGTTGTTTTGCGTTTAAATTATTCGCGTCAATATTATCAAGAGATCTGGAACAAATAATTATATTAAACTTTTCGTGAAAAATAAAATTTTCAAAAAAAGGCAGAATAGCAACCTTATTAGGCTTTACAGATGCAAATAAATTGTTTTTAGAAGAAAATGTATATCTGTAAAATGAAAAAGCATAAAAATCACGATCTTCATAATAATCCATTTGAGATATTTCATATTCATTGCCATTGTAATTAAACAAATAGTTGGAATCTCTAAGATGCGAAATGGAGTAAGTTTTAAATTTTAAATTATCTAAATCTAAATTATTATCTAAAGAATTTAGATTTAAGTATTCGTTTAACTTTTCTAATGTCCCGAAATCATTTTGGAACATTTCATCTGTATTTTCCATTACTATATGTTTTGTATAG is a window encoding:
- a CDS encoding proline dehydrogenase family protein; the protein is MEKIFDNTQVAFSLKSDTELDRAYFLFKMIDSQPLVRIGTAVTNFAIKANLPVEGLIRATVFDHFCGGVNEDDCITVVDKMFTKGVSSVLDYSVEGKEEEEQFDAALEMTLKTIEFAKERLAIPFAVFKPTGFGRFELYEKLGEKQTLTPAEQAEWDRVVARFDHVCGEAHRKDVALLIDGEESWMQDAADDLVTDMMRKYNKEKAIVFNTLQMYRWDRLDYLKKLHEVAKNEGFFIGMKLVRGAYMEKENKRAEEKNYVSPICVSKEATDVNYDAAVHYMLEHLEIMSIFAGTHNELSSYKLMEMMQEKGIAKNDHKIWFGQLYGMSDNISYNLAENGYNVAKYLPFGPVKDVMPYLIRRAEENTSVAGQTSRELSMIKAERKRRKGK
- a CDS encoding WG repeat-containing protein; translated protein: MENTDEMFQNDFGTLEKLNEYLNLNSLDNNLDLDNLKFKTYSISHLRDSNYLFNYNGNEYEISQMDYYEDRDFYAFSFYRYTFSSKNNLFASVKPNKVAILPFFENFIFHEKFNIIICSRSLDNIDANNLNAKQLYYFDIHSRFIKEEIGNLNTLPDIAMIENEIIPISFNRNYYLEQIHDYNLFEVSKIIDDDIVVYSLSDNNGVLYSEDFYNIIVVNKENDNAILQKEGLIFNLNLKNREIKRLPYHRLSDHNDNLVKVIINKDDSVKYGIIDFSGNEIIKPIFDFINFSLEKDKFKVFTGAYEWISNKKFNNEFDKALKERLKSPYRVSEPYLEGKLLNGKWGIINADLEYIIPAEYDWIEDYNQDLYLANIGGNIYSYTSFDLEAAENFDKEISIHDQIAILDGKWFAIHKNTLQTEETKIELFFGGELLNGIPLKLNGYYN
- a CDS encoding ABC transporter transmembrane domain-containing protein, translating into MARFQENDLPKAKLDSNSLQKAFRIFKYGKGHKWKFFLGLIFLLLTSATALAFPKLMGMLVDCVTNKNLDRANEIAVGLMVILTLQAVFSFFRISLFVNFTENSLSNIRFALYENLVKLPMSFYSQKRVGELNSRISADISQLQDTFTTTIAEFLRQLILIIGGFVILGNISPKLTLMMLAIVPIVAVAAVIFGRFIRKYGKKTQDKVAESQVIVEETLQGISNVKAFANEWYEIQRYKNKIKEIVQIAIKGGQYRGYFASFIILCLFGCVVAVVWYGITLTIKGEVEGVGDLISFVLYTTFIGASFGGIAEMYAQIQKAVGATERVFELLEETPEAINANPKTSPIEKIKGIVSFKNVGFSYPSRKEVQVLKDVNFSAEFGQKIAIVGPSGAGKSTISSLLLRFYDITSGEILVDGKNIYDYDLENLRGNMSIVPQDVILFGGTIRENIAYGKPDATNEEIMLAAKQANALNFVEGFPEKFETLVGERGVKLSGGQRQRIAIARALLKNPSILILDEATSSLDSESEKLVQEALEVLMEGRTSIIIAHRLSTIRNADKILVLDNGIITEEGTHQELINLENGIYKNLSNLQFSNS